GAGGGTAGACAGCCCTTTCCTGTGCAAATTGCAGGCAAAGCCTCTCCTGAAGCTGTGAGGATTGCACTTGATACCAGTGGCCTCTTGCAGCCTTCTGAGCATAGTCTTAATACCATCTTGATTCACACCCCCAGATTGTGTCCGTCTTGTGATCGCTGCCTAGATGTGCTCTTAACAGCGTTGCAGACCTCTCTGCGAATGGTGCTCTCTGCTGCTTATTGCCCTTGCCAATGATAGTGATGGTGAAGGTATCCCAGTTAATATCGTCTGCTTTGATACTCGCCAATTCGCTGAGCCTCATGCCGCTGTCAGCTAGGAGACTGACAATGCACTTGTCTCGTGGGTTATCCAGAGCATCGATGAGAGCATTCACCTGTTGCTCAGTGACGCTGGGTAATATCCTCTTCTCGACCTTTGGAGGTTCGACTGCGAGTATGGGGTTGTCTTGAGTCTTGAGGTTGTAGCCGGACCTTGTGGAATATAGCCAGTTGTAGAAGGCTCGGAGTGTTCTGTAGTATGCGTGCTTACCACCGTTGTGACAACGTAGCGACTGCAGGAATTGGGCTATGTCACGACTTGTTACGTGTAAGCCTACAACACTGCTGGCTCTTTGAAGGTAACCATCATAGCAGGTGATGGTTCGTGGTGATAGTCCCTGCCTTCGGGACTTGAGGAAGTCCTTGCGCAGAGTGTTGAGTGAAGAAAAACTGGTGCCGAGGAGCAGAGTCGAACTGCTGACACGCGGATTTTCAGTCCGCTGCTCTACCACCTGAGCTACCTCGGCAACCAATGAAGCTAAGAGAGAACGGCCCAAGCCAGAGCCTCAAAGCTGCTCAATTAGTATATTGGAGCAGGGCACTCCAGTCAATTTTGACCTGAGGGAATTGACTGGAGGATCTTCTACCGCCAGTATCTCCCGGGTCATTGAACTCTGGAGATGACCAGAAGACACTGCCAAGCGCTGGGATTCAATGAGGCATACCAAGCTCACATAAATGCCTCCCTCATCGATAGTTTGGGAAGGAAGCAAGCTTAGTCAGAATAGCGGAGTAGTAGTCTGCTGCTCTAAATCATAGGTGGCAGTGAATTCAGGGGACAGGCCGAAGTTCTATCAATCCGTCTAATATCCAAAGCCCAAGAGCCTTGTTCTCTTCCAGGCTAGCGAGTGAAACAAAGGCTGGGATGGGCATGTGCAGAAGGGTATGTCCAGGCTATTGGGGGGGGCCAAAGCCTGGAGAATTGCATAGGAAGATGAACCATCCCAGCCTTCTATCCACTTTTACCTTGTTTCAAACTCATCTTGTTTGTGGTTGCGAAGCCTCGTCTTTATTTGGGGGGCAACCCCCAAGCTCTTGCTGCCAAAGGGCTACCCACTTATCGAGCTTCTGCCACAGTGTTTCCAATTGTGCCTGGGTTTGGGTTGTGCCCTTCTTGCCCATTTTCTGCCTCCTTCCTGCCGTTTCCATAGCTCCCATCAGCACCCCTCATACCGCCCGTGGTCTATCCCAATAGGGATTCTTGCACCTGGGGCAAGCTCGTGGCCTATCACGTTTCCGTGGTATCCATTGATGGCCGCATCTCAGGCAATTCAGTGAAGGCAGGACATAGTCTCTGGATAACTCCTCACCCATCTGAGGGAAAGGTGATGTAGTTGAGGGTGGGGTAGTTGTGAAGGCAGGCTTGGCTTTCCTTTCCTTATTCATGCCGATGATAATATAGCCTTATCATCATATAATGTCAATAGGTCGGTGATATCGCTGTGTGGATAGCTTAGAGTTCTACGAGGCGCAGCTGAGATGCCTGCGCATATGACAAAACAAGAAGGGCGGACATCCCTGCCCACCCCTTGAGAGACTGGCGAAAGGCGCACTATGAACCGGGTGGTTCGAGACACTACTGAAGTTGTTTGGAGATCGCCTTATTAAGCAGCCCTTGAGCTCCGATGAGCTTTCTGTACCTTGCCTCGATCTTGGGGGCATGTCATTTGTGTTCTGTCAATACCTTATTAAAGAGTACGCAGGACAATCTAGAAGTTTTCTACCACCAAGCTCGGTCAATTCAATCAGGAATGCAGCGCAGATGAGCTTCCCGCCGGAGGCTTTGACCAAGTCGGCAGCCGCTCTGGCTGTGCCACCGGTTGCCAGGACGTCATCCACAATTAGGACACGCTGGCCTTCGTCGATGGCGTCAACATGCATTTCCAATGTGCCTAAACCATACTCAAGTGTGTAGTTCGTCGTGAGTCTCTCATACGGAAGTTTTCCTTCCTTACGGACTGGCACAAAACCACACTCCAGTTCATTTGCCAGCGCGGCTCCAAGAATAAAGCCCCTGGCTTCCATACTAACTATTAAGGCAATCTCTTCGTTCTTGAAACGATACGCCATCTTGTCAATGGCTTTCTTAAGGATGTTACCCTTGCGCAGAAGAGGTGTTATGTCGCGAAATGTCACGCCTGGCTTCGGCCAGTCCTTGATGTCACGGATGTACTTCTTGAACTCATCATCCTCGTGTTGGGAAACTAATCCACTATGATGCCGATTCCCTTCCCACATTGCCCCCCCCTTTTTATAAGTATCTCGCCCTTACCCCGTTCGGGTACCAGTTGTGTCCCAGAAAGCTTGTATGCGGAAGCCGACTAGGATAATACAAACAGGCAATAGTGTCTGTCAACCCCTGGCATCAGCAGCCTTATGACACCCCGACCTTATTGAATGGCTTTTACCGTTTGTTTTCCTTTATGTTAAAATCAGGTTGTAGGCCCTTAAGGCAGAGGAGCGGATCGCGGGACTTATGATTGTTGTGGGGTGTGGTGGCTAGGTTGCCTTTCTGCCTGAGGCAGATGTGGTTTTTTCAAGGAGAGGAGACTATGCCAGTCTATGAATATCGGTGCAAGAGCTGCCGTCGCAAAGTATCAGTGTATGTCAGGGGGTTCTCCACAACACCTGAAGCCGCCTGCAACTCCTGTGGAAGCAAGGACCTGGTTCGCCTTTTTTCCACTTTTGCTATGGGCAGGACAGATATGGATATTTATGATGATATCCTCTCTGATCCTGATCTGACCAAAAGGATGATGGCCAATGACCCCACGTCCCTGATCGAGTGGTCCCGGAGAATGGGTGGGACCGAGGGGGAAAAAGCCCCCGAATATCAGGAGATGGTGGAACGGTTGGAGAGGGGGGAAAATCCCGGGGGAGTGATGGCCGATATGAAGCAGAAGGAGCTTGCCGCCGATTCTCCGTCTGAGTC
The sequence above is a segment of the Chloroflexota bacterium genome. Coding sequences within it:
- a CDS encoding adenine phosphoribosyltransferase, producing the protein MWEGNRHHSGLVSQHEDDEFKKYIRDIKDWPKPGVTFRDITPLLRKGNILKKAIDKMAYRFKNEEIALIVSMEARGFILGAALANELECGFVPVRKEGKLPYERLTTNYTLEYGLGTLEMHVDAIDEGQRVLIVDDVLATGGTARAAADLVKASGGKLICAAFLIELTELGGRKLLDCPAYSLIRY
- a CDS encoding tyrosine-type recombinase/integrase; this translates as MLPSVTEQQVNALIDALDNPRDKCIVSLLADSGMRLSELASIKADDINWDTFTITIIGKGNKQQRAPFAERSATLLRAHLGSDHKTDTIWGCESRWY